TGGCGTCCTTCTTCGCGCGGTAGATGATGTAGCTGCGCGCGACCTCCCACTCGCCGTCGGCAGCGATGGCCTTCTCGACGGTGTCCTGCACCTCCTCGATCGTCGGATGCCGGCCCTGGCGGTAGACGAGTTCGATCATGCGGCCGACGCGAGCGGCGATCGCCTGGCAGCGCGCGAAGGTGTCGGCATCGAGGCCGTAGCGCGCGTCGGCGTTGGCGCGCGCGGGGTTGTCGGCGGCGCCGTTTTTCACCTCGAAAAACGCCAGCGCGACGGCGCGGGTGACCTTGGCGTTGTCCCAGGGCATCGTGGTGCCGTCGCGTTTGACGACGCGGCGATCAGCAGCGGCGATGGCCGTGGTGGCGTGGCGGGAAGAGAAGCGAGCGAGTAAAGTTGCAGCAGTCATGTTCGTGCGGGGAAACGCGCATCATACGAACGCGACCGCTGCGCCGCTAACCATCGGTTGGCTTATCGCGCAGGTGACGCGCAAATTTCTGCGCAGCTTTTTCCGCGGAAAAACGGAAAAAGTTCTGGCCAATTTTTTCGGAGTTTGTTCGCGCACGACTTGCGCGCTCTCAGCTCTCAGCTCTCAGCTCTCAGCTCTCAGCTCTCAGCTCTCAGCTCTCAGCTCTCAGCTCTCAGCTACAGCCAACGCCATGTCACCGCCTGCGTCGTGAGCGCCAGCGTCACGGCATAGCCCGCCACGAAGCTGAACGACACCGCATCCCAGCGTCCGAACCAGTCGCGCACGCGCGCCGCGCGCAACGCGCCATACCAACCCGCCCAGAAAACCCCCGCGGCCGGCGGCACCGCGAAAGCGATGTCGGATTCGAACGCGCGCCCAAGCAGCACGAACGCCGCCGCGAACGCCGCGACATGCAACGCCCCTTCGGCCGTCCCGACGCGCCGAAGTGGCGCGGATGCTACGGTGACTTCATCGTCCATGCCCCGCAGTCTAGCGCGCCACCGCCGCGGGAGCCATACGCAGCGCTGCGTAGGAGGTCCGAAACCCCGCCGACGCCAAGGCACCTCGATCCGAGCGAGATTCGTCACCCGAACACGCAAGGTGGGCGTCGGCGTCCCTGCCGACGCCGGCGAAGGCGGCACATGGCGCGCTCGCGGCTTTCGTCGCCGCCGGGGATGGCGGCGACCACCTTCACGCACCGCGCGCCGTGCCGTATCCGCCGATTTCGTCGACTACGGATAGCACGGATTGAGTCGGATTCAACGGATGCCTCCCACGAAGCGCATCCGTGCCATCCGTTTTCATCCGTGCAATCCGTGGCCAAGAAAACGTGCCGACGCAGCACGCGCCGCTCTCGCCGCCTGCGTGCCAAGGTAGGGGCGCGGACTCCGTTCCGCGCCGAGGAATTCGCGGCGGGCCCAGCGGTCCCGCCCTACCCGTCCTCTGTTCTCCGTGCGCTGTCCTCGGTCGCCCGTCCTCCGTCTTCCGTGCTCAGTTCGCCCGGCCGGTGCGGAGGTTCTGGGCGAGACGCAGAATGTCGGATAGGACGCCCGACGCCGTCACATCTCCGCCGGCACCCGCGCCGCGCACGACGAGCGGATACTGGCTGTAGCGTTCGGTGTGGAACGCCACGAACGCCTCCGCGCCGCGCAAGCCCGACGCTGGATGCGCCGCGTCGACGCCGACGGGCGCGACCGTGACCGACGAGCCATTCGCACCGGGCTCGATGCGCGCGAGATAGCGCAGCAGCTTGCCCTCGGACTTCAATTTCGCGACGCGCTCGACGAACGCCGCGTCGGCGGCTGCGAGCTTATCGATGAACTTTTCCGGATCGTCCTCGCGCAAGTGTTCTGCGGGCACGAACGGCTCGAGCTTCACGTCGGCGAGGTCGAGCTGCAGGCCGAGCTCGCGCGCGAGGATCAGCGCCTTGCGGGCGACGTCGAGGCCCGAGAGGTCGTCGCGCGGATGCGGTTCGGTGTAGCCGAGGTCCTTCGCCTTCCGCACGGCCGCGGAGAGCGGGACGCCCTGCGTGAGCTGTTCGCAGAGGAAGCCGAGCGTGCCGGAGAACGCGCCTTCGATGCGCACGACGACGTCGCCGGTGCGGACGAGGTTTTTCAGCGTCTCGATGACCGGCAGCGCCGCGCCGACAGTCGTCTCGTAGTGATAAGCGCGGTAATGGCGGCGCGCGGCCGCGAACATCGCTTCGCGCTCGGCGCGCGGGAGCGCGAGCGGCTGCTTGTTGGCCGAGACGACATTGATGCCGAGATTGAAGGCCGCGACGTAGAGCTGCTCCATGCCGGGAGAGGCCGAGCAATCGACGAGCACGGGATTCGGCAGGCGCGCGAGTTCGGGCAACAGCTCCGCGACCGCGCGGCGCGACTTCGCCTCGGCGAGCGTCTTCGCCGCCGTGCCGGCCGCGTAGCCGGGCGCGTGGAAAATGCCGCCCTGGCTGCCGGCGAGGCCGACGAGGCGCACGTTCACGTCATGCTGCGAGCGCAGCGCGTCGCCGTGCGCGGCGAGTTGTTTCAACAGGCTGCCGCCGACGATGCCTTTGCCGAGGAGCAGCACGTTCAGCTCCGCGTGTGCGAGATTGAAGGCGGCGTGCACCGTGCGCACCGCGAGCGCGGTGTCGCTGGCGTCGACGACGACCGAAATGCTCCGCGCCGACGCGCCCTGCGCCATCGTGCGCACGGACACGCCGACGGTGCCGATGGCGTGCAGCATGCGGCCGGCGACGTTCGGCCGGCGGCCCATCGACTCGGCCACGAGCGTGACGAGCGATACGGGCGAGAGCACGGGGCCGAGCGTGAGGTCGCCGCGCATCAAGTCGGCCGCGAGCGCCTGCTGGAGGATCTCCTTCGCGCGCACCTCGTCGGCGACGGGCACGACGACGGTGAAGGTCTGGCCGAGCGTCGACTCGGTGCTCAGCCACACTCGCACGCCCTCGGCGTCGAGGGCCGCGACGGCGCGGCTGACGACGGGCCGGCCGATGCCGGTGCGGCGCGACTGCACGCCGATGAGCGAGAGGTTTTCGAGGCTCGTGACGCACGTGGGGCGCGCCGGATCGGGATTGCCTGTGGCATCGATGCGCGTGCCGGGCGCATCGGGGTGCGTCGTGCTGCGGATGACGAGCGCCGCGCCGCATTCGCGCAGCGGGATGATCGTCCGCGAGTGGAACATGCGCGTGCCGAAATACGCCAGCTCGAGCGCCTCGTCGTAGGACAGCCGGTCGACCGGAGAGGCTTCGCGCACGAGGTTCGGGTCAGCGGTCATCACGCCGAGCACGTCGGTCCAGACGGTGACGGCCTCGGCCTTGAACAGCGAGGCGAGGAGCGTAGCCGTGTAGTCGGAGCCGTTGCGGCCGAGCGTCGTGGTGTGGCCGTCGCGCGTGCGGCCGATGAAGCCGGTCACGATCGGCGCGACTCCCGAGAACGTCGGCAGGAGCGCGTTGAACTTTTCCGCCGTGGCGGCCTTGTCGACGGCGGCGTTGCCGAAGGTCGCGTCGGTCGCGACGAAATCGCGAGCGTCGACGGCCTTGGCCGGGCAATTCCGCTCGCTCAGCGCACGGGCGACGAGGGCGAC
This portion of the Opitutia bacterium genome encodes:
- a CDS encoding aspartate kinase: MSSWQIYKFGGSSVGTLGRLPRVLDLIAAAPKPVAVVVSAPGDTTDWLILAARSAADGEITQARSELGRVRELATTIARPVLTAHGLRAFKADLDEVLMPVERTLSGIELTRECSPRSLDAVISAGERISVALVARALSERNCPAKAVDARDFVATDATFGNAAVDKAATAEKFNALLPTFSGVAPIVTGFIGRTRDGHTTTLGRNGSDYTATLLASLFKAEAVTVWTDVLGVMTADPNLVREASPVDRLSYDEALELAYFGTRMFHSRTIIPLRECGAALVIRSTTHPDAPGTRIDATGNPDPARPTCVTSLENLSLIGVQSRRTGIGRPVVSRAVAALDAEGVRVWLSTESTLGQTFTVVVPVADEVRAKEILQQALAADLMRGDLTLGPVLSPVSLVTLVAESMGRRPNVAGRMLHAIGTVGVSVRTMAQGASARSISVVVDASDTALAVRTVHAAFNLAHAELNVLLLGKGIVGGSLLKQLAAHGDALRSQHDVNVRLVGLAGSQGGIFHAPGYAAGTAAKTLAEAKSRRAVAELLPELARLPNPVLVDCSASPGMEQLYVAAFNLGINVVSANKQPLALPRAEREAMFAAARRHYRAYHYETTVGAALPVIETLKNLVRTGDVVVRIEGAFSGTLGFLCEQLTQGVPLSAAVRKAKDLGYTEPHPRDDLSGLDVARKALILARELGLQLDLADVKLEPFVPAEHLREDDPEKFIDKLAAADAAFVERVAKLKSEGKLLRYLARIEPGANGSSVTVAPVGVDAAHPASGLRGAEAFVAFHTERYSQYPLVVRGAGAGGDVTASGVLSDILRLAQNLRTGRAN